A genomic stretch from Petrimonas mucosa includes:
- a CDS encoding DUF6051 family protein, whose protein sequence is MNYCQRFAELINLYRQGTDCSMADTKTAIRFFPFGSALRPETLLPNDKAIEENYSFEYPVFLASDNRKHDEAILLLHGLNERNWNKYLTWAEYLCINTGKPVILFPIAFHMNRSPASWSTPRALASLLNFRRRKYNDDRSISFANVALSDRISQNPERFYMSGRQTYSDLISLFETIKSGRHPLFREDTQIDIFAYSIGAFLAQVALMANPGKLFSHTRLFMFCGGSIFRSMHGISRSIMDRAAFEKLYDYYIHVFGSESDDKWSRDEAFNAFYRMISPDRFRAQREAFFEQSGERIKGIVLARDRVIPYQGVEEALGEKKAKERIELLDFPFPYSHENPFPANSSDISSVNRFFTDVFSRAASFLA, encoded by the coding sequence ATGAACTACTGCCAACGATTCGCCGAACTGATCAACCTCTACAGGCAGGGGACCGATTGCTCCATGGCCGACACCAAAACGGCCATCCGTTTCTTTCCTTTCGGAAGTGCCTTGCGACCGGAGACATTGCTGCCAAACGACAAAGCCATTGAAGAGAACTACTCCTTTGAATATCCGGTATTCCTGGCCTCAGACAACCGGAAGCACGACGAGGCAATCCTGTTGCTGCACGGATTGAACGAACGTAACTGGAACAAATACCTTACCTGGGCAGAATATCTGTGCATCAATACGGGAAAGCCGGTCATCCTTTTTCCTATCGCATTCCATATGAACCGGTCGCCAGCTTCGTGGTCAACCCCGAGGGCTCTCGCATCCCTGCTGAACTTCAGACGAAGAAAATACAATGACGACCGCTCCATCAGTTTTGCCAACGTAGCATTGAGCGACCGGATCAGCCAGAATCCGGAGCGCTTCTACATGTCAGGAAGGCAAACCTATAGCGACCTGATCTCTCTCTTTGAGACAATCAAGAGCGGCAGACATCCCCTATTCAGGGAAGATACCCAGATCGATATCTTTGCTTACTCCATCGGAGCATTTCTTGCACAGGTGGCGCTTATGGCAAACCCCGGAAAGCTGTTCTCCCATACACGGCTCTTCATGTTCTGCGGAGGAAGCATATTCCGGTCGATGCATGGCATCTCCCGAAGCATCATGGACAGGGCTGCCTTTGAAAAACTGTACGACTACTACATTCATGTCTTTGGCTCGGAATCGGACGACAAATGGTCTCGAGACGAGGCATTCAACGCATTTTACCGGATGATTTCGCCCGACAGGTTCCGGGCACAACGCGAGGCTTTCTTTGAACAATCGGGTGAGAGAATCAAGGGTATTGTGCTTGCCCGGGACAGGGTAATTCCATACCAGGGGGTAGAGGAAGCACTTGGAGAAAAGAAGGCGAAGGAGCGGATCGAACTGCTGGATTTCCCCTTTCCCTACTCCCATGAAAACCCTTTTCCTGCAAATTCCAGCGATATCTCGTCGGTCAACCGCTTTTTCACCGATGTCTTTTCCCGTGCAGCCAGTTTTCTGGCATAA
- a CDS encoding alpha-L-fucosidase — MKKGITLLLALLAFTTLSAQYQPDWNSLDKREIPQWWKDAKFGIFIHWGVYSVPAYAPVNEVDGVYEKYAEHYYNRLLSGNKFFKDFHTKHYGEEFSYADFAPMFKAEYFNPDEWAELFREAGAKYVVLTSKHHDGFCLWPSTHSPRWNSMVTGPHSDLIGELSTSVRNSGLRFGLYYSLLEWAHPLYSKSTIEEWVDTHMIPQMKELVNNYQPEIIFSDGEWDYDSKTLKSEEFLAWLYNESPVKNSVVVNDRWGKETRSRHGGYYTTEYDLVHSQKGIGDKADHPWEESRGIGTSYGYNRFETTKHYLSSKRLIDILIDKVTNGGNFLLNIGPDATGMIPVVMQERLLDIGKWLKVNGDAIYSSQPWRSPNKPKEGNLHFTRKDGNLYIILKKWQKDPIILTGLKSAGKAELLGYKGDLKSTLQQGKLTITLPQLTVDELPCEHAWVIKVTNFAE; from the coding sequence ATGAAAAAAGGAATCACTCTGCTGCTTGCATTACTCGCATTCACAACACTCTCTGCACAGTATCAACCCGACTGGAACTCGCTCGACAAAAGGGAAATACCTCAATGGTGGAAAGATGCCAAGTTCGGAATCTTTATCCATTGGGGAGTCTATTCTGTACCCGCCTACGCACCGGTGAACGAGGTGGATGGAGTGTACGAGAAATATGCCGAGCACTATTATAACCGGCTGTTGTCAGGCAACAAGTTCTTCAAGGATTTTCACACCAAACATTATGGTGAAGAGTTTAGCTATGCCGACTTTGCACCCATGTTCAAGGCGGAATATTTCAACCCCGACGAGTGGGCTGAACTTTTCCGCGAGGCCGGAGCCAAATATGTGGTGCTCACCTCAAAGCATCACGACGGGTTCTGCTTGTGGCCCAGCACGCATTCCCCACGTTGGAACAGCATGGTGACGGGACCGCATAGCGACCTGATCGGAGAGCTCTCCACCTCGGTCCGGAACTCCGGTCTCCGTTTCGGGCTCTACTATTCATTGCTGGAATGGGCTCACCCGTTGTACTCCAAATCCACCATCGAAGAGTGGGTAGATACACACATGATTCCACAGATGAAGGAGCTGGTAAACAATTATCAACCCGAGATCATCTTTTCGGACGGAGAGTGGGACTACGACAGCAAAACCCTGAAAAGTGAAGAGTTTCTGGCCTGGCTCTACAACGAATCTCCCGTTAAAAACAGCGTTGTGGTGAACGACAGGTGGGGCAAGGAGACCCGGAGCAGACATGGAGGCTACTATACCACCGAGTATGATCTGGTACACAGTCAAAAGGGAATCGGCGACAAGGCAGACCACCCATGGGAGGAGAGCCGGGGTATCGGCACCTCATATGGATATAACCGTTTTGAAACAACAAAACACTACCTCTCCTCCAAACGGCTGATCGATATCCTTATCGACAAGGTGACCAATGGTGGAAACTTTCTATTGAATATCGGTCCGGATGCTACCGGCATGATTCCGGTAGTTATGCAGGAAAGACTGCTCGATATCGGAAAGTGGCTGAAAGTAAACGGAGATGCCATCTACTCCTCACAGCCGTGGAGAAGTCCCAACAAGCCCAAGGAGGGGAATCTGCACTTTACCCGGAAAGATGGAAATCTATATATCATATTGAAAAAGTGGCAAAAGGATCCCATCATTCTCACCGGACTGAAAAGCGCTGGAAAAGCAGAACTGCTGGGTTATAAAGGGGATTTGAAGTCGACCCTCCAACAGGGGAAGTTGACGATTACACTTCCCCAGCTAACTGTCGACGAGCTGCCTTGTGAACATGCCTGGGTGATCAAGGTCACGAACTTTGCGGAATAA
- a CDS encoding RNA polymerase sigma-70 factor, whose amino-acid sequence MDAISRHKSEFEKIYLSYYSRMKRFAQEYVIREEDAENIVQDLFLDLWEQNIELLSHSNLFAYLFTSVKNRCIDFLRHKTTVRNTAQKLQDDYTKALQIKFQSLEAFDEQLFSEPDIETVIQNAIESLPEKCREIFVLNKIEGKKQKTIAQELNISINTVENQMAIAYKKLKEILKDHIPLLIFLLA is encoded by the coding sequence ATGGATGCGATTTCGAGACATAAAAGCGAGTTTGAAAAGATCTATCTATCCTACTACTCGAGGATGAAACGGTTTGCACAGGAGTATGTGATCCGCGAAGAGGATGCCGAAAATATCGTGCAGGATCTATTTCTCGATTTGTGGGAACAGAACATTGAGTTGCTCTCGCACTCCAATCTCTTTGCCTACCTGTTTACTTCCGTGAAGAACAGGTGTATCGACTTTCTCCGGCACAAGACAACCGTGCGTAACACTGCGCAGAAATTACAGGACGACTATACAAAAGCCCTGCAGATTAAGTTTCAATCCCTGGAAGCATTCGATGAGCAGCTGTTTTCTGAACCCGATATTGAAACGGTCATTCAAAACGCTATCGAAAGCCTGCCTGAGAAATGCCGGGAAATTTTTGTTTTAAATAAAATTGAGGGGAAAAAGCAAAAAACCATCGCACAGGAACTGAATATCTCTATTAATACCGTGGAAAACCAAATGGCAATAGCCTACAAAAAACTAAAAGAGATACTAAAAGATCACATCCCTTTACTTATTTTTTTGCTTGCTTAA
- a CDS encoding FecR family protein, translating to MEEKLPKYFSGELEQSDISKLLNEVGNDELLQKEFVGMQNVHALMQLPQLPNDEQEGRRGFQLFMQLLKRRERQQVVWRTMQYAAVALVLIASTFFATRYFLVGSDGEMEPNRLVVPAGQRAQLTLPDGTLVWLNAQSSLTFPARFHGKTRRVSVSGEAYFDVASNSRKPFIVSTQEMEMRVLGTEFNVYSYPEADYIRTDLVEGSLMVYSKRSPQTRVTLKPNEQVVMREGKMYVRKINSPDYFLWKDGIYSFENERLIDIIEKLQLYYDVKIIVKDPEIFNVRYTGKFRQRDGIDEILRIIQKIQKFTIEKERKTNTITLKR from the coding sequence ATGGAGGAAAAACTCCCTAAATATTTCTCGGGTGAACTGGAACAATCTGATATTTCCAAATTGCTCAACGAAGTGGGAAACGACGAACTTTTACAAAAGGAGTTTGTAGGCATGCAGAACGTCCATGCACTCATGCAGCTGCCTCAATTGCCAAATGATGAACAGGAAGGAAGGAGAGGTTTCCAGCTCTTTATGCAGCTACTGAAGAGAAGAGAGCGGCAGCAGGTTGTCTGGCGAACCATGCAATATGCTGCAGTTGCGCTGGTACTTATTGCCTCCACCTTTTTTGCCACCCGCTATTTTCTTGTAGGCTCAGACGGTGAAATGGAGCCGAACAGACTGGTCGTTCCAGCCGGTCAGCGTGCTCAACTGACACTGCCGGACGGTACATTGGTGTGGCTGAATGCACAATCCTCATTGACCTTTCCCGCCCGTTTTCACGGAAAAACACGCCGGGTAAGCGTCTCAGGAGAGGCATATTTCGATGTGGCTTCAAATTCAAGAAAACCTTTTATCGTCTCAACACAAGAGATGGAGATGAGGGTACTTGGAACCGAGTTCAACGTCTATAGCTACCCTGAGGCCGACTACATCAGGACCGATCTGGTTGAAGGCTCACTGATGGTATATAGCAAAAGGTCACCCCAGACCAGGGTTACATTGAAACCCAACGAACAGGTTGTCATGAGAGAGGGCAAGATGTATGTCAGGAAGATCAACAGTCCCGACTACTTCCTTTGGAAAGATGGGATCTACTCGTTTGAGAATGAGCGGCTGATAGATATCATCGAAAAACTTCAGCTCTATTACGATGTCAAGATAATTGTCAAGGATCCTGAAATATTTAACGTCCGATACACCGGCAAGTTCCGTCAACGCGACGGAATAGACGAGATCCTCAGGATCATACAGAAGATACAAAAGTTCACCATCGAAAAAGAGAGAAAAACCAATACGATAACGTTAAAGAGATAA